DNA from Danio aesculapii chromosome 10, fDanAes4.1, whole genome shotgun sequence:
acaacattaacattatagcagacactgtaaaaagtcattcccagccactaaacattactgacagggtattggagtgtcatcgagtgtcagaatgttgtgggactgctatggGATTGGGTCTAAGACTATATGCCAGATTACTAGAGAGGAGAGCTGCCCCAGCACGGGTGGAATGAAGACCATCTCTCTTCAACAGGTCAGGTCAACCCCAAAAACTTGGCCAATTGTCTACAAAACCTATGTTATTCAGTGGGCATCACATTGACATCCAGCCATTAAGTGATGAGAGTCGGCTGTGAAACTCGTCACCACGATAAGCGGGAAGGGGACCAGAACATATTATGGTGTCTGACACCGTCTTTGCAAGATCACACACCTCTTTAACATTACTTTTAGTGATCTCTGACATTACAGATAATGTACACTGtcaattttaaattgaaaaaagatTACATCATCATAGTTAAGGCCCCTGGTCCTCTCGTTCTTCACTGTCATCAACTCTGCTTTATTTTCCTTCTGGAGCCCTTCTGTTGGGCTGGAAACAGGTGTGCTGCACAGGTGATTCTTATTATCACTCACACCACTGTCCTCATTCTGCTCACAGCACTCTCAGACACACAACACTCCTTACAAATACTTAATCAACTAActagatttatttttcatgagaTAAATCACTGATAAGCAGGTCTGGAGTGACCATGGGGAGAATTAAACTTATGAATTGGTTTGATATTTTCATTTCAACACATTCAACATTTACTTTTTGGACACAGAATGAACATGTGTCAATTTTATTATCAGTCAGGAGATATGAATATTACTGTAACGTCATATAGAAATATTAAGCACAAAGCAATGTGGGCCATATAATCTCAACAAACAGtgcctaatttaaataaatgtttagtaAATGTGACACAACTTAAGTTACATCTTTACTTTGTATTAATAGCAGTATGTATGTTATTTAAATGTcaaacattctctctctctctctctctctctctctctctctctctctctctctctctctctctctctctctctctctctctctctctctctctctctctctctctctctctctctctctctctctctatatatatatatatatatatatatatatatatatatatatataatatatatagatatatagatagagagagagagagagagattttcatTGTTGCATgaagtcaaatatatatatttgacttcATGCAACAATGAAAATTACAAATAGAATCAAAGATTAACAAATCTAGCTTTATTGGTTAAAGCTTTGCAAGTAATTATAATTAGTGTTGTGTAAAAACATTGATCAGAGAGGATGCTGAGTGAATATTTTCAGAGTTAAGATGAGTTTAGCTGTCTTTTTAAACCAGgggtaaaataaagcataaaccaGAGGATTCATACCTGAATTAGCATATACAAGcaataacaaaacattaatagTTGTGGAAGAGATTACGGTTAGAGAACAGATACAGTAAGGAATCCAGCAAAGCATGTAAGCTGTCACAATGATTCCCAAAGTCAGAGCAGCTTTACTCTCAGATTTCCTCTTCACTGAACCCTCCGTTACACATTTACCACCCTTCATCAGAGAGTTTATAACCTTCACTTGCTGATGAACTACATAGAAAATCCTCAGATATAAAGTGATAACCAGGACACAAGGAAAAATAAAAGATACAAACAGATCAATGATTGTCCAAGTAAAACTCATCATGACCGAACACTTTCCATAACACACATCTGTTCTGTGTGAAGTGTCAAAATATCCATTATTAACTACAAAGGCAGTGATATAAGCTGAGAAGCAAGCCCAGTTCAGACAGATGCTCATTAATGTTTTAGTGATGGTTATTTTCTGTGGGTACAGTAAAGGGTGACACACAGCCACATAACGATCAACAGAAAGTAAAACTAAATTACTAAGAGATGCTGAGAccagaaatgaaataaataatatatatattgcacagaaaatatcaacaaaatacCAGCACGTCTCAATCAGTCTGATGGCCTCTATAGGCATGACGAGTCCAACAAACAGATCATTTACAGCCAGAGAGAGAATAATCATGTTGGTTGGAGTGTGAAGCTTCttgaagtgagagatggagatgatcaccAGCAGGTTGAGAAACACAGTCCATGCTGACAGCAATGACACAAACACATATGTGATATAACCATGTCTATAGCGTTTCCCTTTGACACATGATGAGTTGATGTGAGGAAAGCAGTATTGAGTCTCCTGATCCTCTGTCTCATAGGCCATGAGTGAGTCTCCTCCTGTTAGGAGTTTGTTCTGCTCTCCTCTCTGTCCTTTCATTTATACAGTGTCTGACTCAGACTGACCAACCCACTCTGATGTaatgcaataattttttttctaggaCAATAGATTTGATAAACAATCGGGTTTTTTTTCTGTCCGGATGTTAGGATGCATTTCAGctcaagtgtttgttttttcttcatgCTGGTATTTTCACATGAATGAATTACACATGTGGAACTCAGCTGAGGTgcttgaattttatttaaaattatttttaaatacaaaatatcttTAAAGAAAGTTTAAGGGTTGAAGAAAACATTCAGTAGCATGTTTATGTTGTAGTTCATGAACGACCACTTCAGGCTACTAAaggataattttttaaattaaaaatgattgaAAAGTAACATCTACCCCACTTTCACATATTGGATAAATGTGTGTATTGTAGCTTATATACtacagtgtatgtgtatgtaataTAATCATATATTAAAACATAACAGACAAGTTTCCATGACAAATTTATAACAGTTTTTTCTAGGGCAGTTTTTACCATGACATGACTGTTTTTCCACGAATAGCCAGATTCATCGCATGATAATAAGGTTTTTCAAAAACTTTATTCGTATTTTTCACGGCCCAGTGTCTGtgcctgttttgttttttctttctatctCTCTAGCTGTCATTCCTTAGGCCCGCCCATTGGTTGAGCTAGATGTCAATCATTGTTACTATTTTAATGATGTCATCATCAATGACCAATCAGATGTGGAATTCCCTATTTAAAAGGAAGCCGGCACAGAAGAACGTTAGTTTGCTTTTGCTTGCTCACTGTTGTGTGTTTTGCTGGGTTGTTTGATAGTTTATTGTGTTAAGTGTGTTCTGTTATCATTTGTGCTGGAATCTACCATAAGTGAGTTTTCCTTATGTTTTTCTTTCTGATCGCCTGATTCACAACATTATTTTGAGGACAGGGTAGATGTCACGTGACCTACATGCTGCTACATGTAGGATCTGCAAATGTACTATACACACTAGATTAGAAGTGTGCGCCAATCATTGTAAGTTTTGTTATACGTTTTGATTAGTAGAAAAGTTTAGATAGGGCGTGaaaacaaagacttttttttttcttccttttcttgttatttttttctttggcaCCGCTTTTGTTCCTCTTCCCCTTTATTAcaaccatttattttatttagttttctttattttgtttatactctgtttgttaacatttactcaccttataaaataaatactattgaGGCATAACTGGTTGTTTGTCTGCTCCATTGCCACCATCATTCTTAAAGGGGTCGTACAATTTTCAATGTTGCTGTAACCCTATAGCGGTTACAATCTAAATAACCGTAATGCTAATAATTCTCATAAACTGactttcaaaacaaaacattcaacTTTTTGTGCCACCTCCATCTCATAAATCATGTTCTCTAAGAGATTAGTTATTTTTACTGCATCACATttctgttaattaattaatttattagttgTGTGCATTGGTTAATTTTGGACCATGTTCATACAGACCCTTTACTGAATTCAGCTATATTCagttatatactttttttttgtgaataggCCTAACACAAATATCAGTCTTACAGATTTTTATTACAATGTGGTGATTATTGATTACGCCACATGGTCACGACCATGACTGCAGCACACTACAAACGCCCTAACCTTGTCTGCTTTGTGTTGAAGTCCAGCCCGCACTGTGCTTGGCTAATCTCATTGACCTCCGTCTGGTCTGCAAACATTGTTCTAGTTAATCACACTTATTGTACTCGTATCGGAGTCAATACATTATTGATTTTCATAATTGGCAAGACAAGCCTTGAGACCGGCCGCATATACAACTCCATGCCTCTTTAATAAAACATGTTACCTATGCATCAGTGTTAATCTCATTGTCGTCATCATTTTTGAACAAGTTTCTTCagatgaaaactaaataaaaatcaagtgatgatgacgacaactataataaaaatatactgacatcaTGAGATGAGAATGAGTGAGGGATGTTTTTTGCTAAATATGCAATCAGAACTAATCTTGGTCGATAATGCAATATACAAACACGCAAAAAACAGGATACTCTGGTGATTTATATTAGATAGCTCATTTACTAAATCTAAGCAAAAATAAACCTCCACCATTAAAGGTAAAGGATTAAAAAGGCatctactttatttttttggtcaaatGAAGTGTGTGGCAGAGAGAGCGAGAGCACAGAGCTGCACATTGGagtagagctcattaatatttacaacccttccaaatatggtcaatatatGGCGCTTCTGATTTTAAGGGggtttatggagtaataaatgagcctATAAACCAGTTTTACAAAACACAATAGTGATACAAATAATGTTCTGGGAATGTGTTGGTTAATTTGTAGACATTTCTGTCTCAATTAAACATGTCAGTTTTGAGGccgggcgatgcagtggcgcagtaggtagtgctgttgcctcacagcaagaaggttgctggttcgagcctcggctgggtcagttggcatttctgtgtggagtttgcatgttctccctgcatttgcgtgggtttcctccgggtgctccggtttcccccacagtccaaaaacattcgatacaggtgaattgggtaggctaaattgtccgtagtgtatgagtgtgtgtggatgtttcctagagattggttgcagctggaagggcatccgctgcgtaaaaacgtgctggataagttggcagttcattccgctgtggcgaccctggattaataaaagggactaagttgaaaaaaaaaatgaatgaaataaatgaatgttttgagGCCAACTCAACGTCTTTAGGTTCATATTTCTTGGGCTTGCAAGAAAAAACAcgcagggctctattttaacgatctagccGCAAGGTCTGAAgggcagggcgcaaaagcattaaggccgtaTCCAGAtccccttttgctattttaatgagGGGAAACTACGTTCTgctgcgcatggtctaacagggttaagcttattctcttaatgagttatgggtgtgttttgagcataaaccatctcccattccctttatgagtcagttgcatcacatttgctatttacatggcagactttgttagtggaaaaactgaatgctttactagcgagaaaacagctaaacagagcatctgcaccGCGAGAATGACAGAATGAACCTCCTCCATACTgcctttcactttctctctttcatggataaggaaatgtgTTGTACGCAGAGACAtcgattagcctacataattaatttagtttgttgtagatttgtttcaaaactatttctaaattcagttctaatttccagcaaattaacaattataacaaagtgtgtgtgtgtgtgtggcacttCTAAAAACGAAAGCATAATAGTCATGCACGTCTGTCAAGCATGTGTTCACATTGAAATACATTGGAAAGGTAGCACATTGGAATGGAAAATGCATTATGTGTACTAAATGAGCTCTCTGCATCTTGTCAATTATATAAACTGCCATGACATCAGCCTTGTGGCtcagtttctgattggctgtctgttGCCAAGCATTTAGGTGCCACAAAGACAGCTTCACAATGTGAGGTTAACGCCACAAATGTGATATGTGATCTATGTATAACATTGCAGACATGCAGCTCCACATGCTTTAATATAATTGCTCTCACAGAGCTTAGATGCAGTGCCACCCTCCAAAAAATTCTGTTTGTGGTGGACAAAGgaggaaacaaacaaataaataaggtgAATAAGATAACAACATGATTTTAATTCTCTTCTTCCTTTGCAAATTAACAGCACATTGTCACTAGTCAAGCTAACCTGACAGCTTAGACATAACCTGCTCATGTTAATGTTATGGTAGAGAGAATAAACTGAAATGTGACATACATTTTTCACTGTAAGAAAAGGCAGAGCCCACAGAAAGGGCCCAAAGGAAGCCAGAGGAAGAGTCCGAGAGAAAAGAGAACAATTAGAATGTTCTTTTATACATTTCTTTTGAGCATGTGACCAAAACCCACatctgagacattcaaactgaccaatcagaagatgGAGATCTTCCCCCGCTGTATGACAACATTGCAGACTCCtgatatatacacatttcagccTATAGGCCCTGATCTTATAAGCACATCTGTGCATATAAGAATTCAAGTAATTCATCCCCTCTGTGAtgataaattcatattttattgcaCAAAGTGTCTTTCTGACTGGCAAAGTAAAATGTCTGTAAAAAGCATCCAAATTCAGTATGTtgcttttatttcagagtgcTCCACTTCAGCTACCCCACACTACTTTAACAGTTCATTTCCACTGAGCAGTATGatttggtacagtacagtatgcaATTGTTTCCACTGTCAGAAGTTGTGAATGATACCAGAATGGCGAATTGTACCTTCCCACTTTTTTTAGTACTTGGCACATTACTTaaacattattacaattaattttctgtaaagatatttataaGAGAGGATGCAGACTGAAGTATTTTCAGagttaaaatatatttagctgtctttttaaaccaggggtaaaataaagcataaaccaGAGGATTCATACCTGAGTTAGCATACACAACCCATGTCAGAACATTTATAGTTGTGGAGGAGTTTACAGCTATTGTACAGATATAGTAAGGAATCCAGCAAAGCAGATAAACTGACACAATGATTCCTAAAGTTAGAGCAGCTTTACTCTCAGATTTCCTCTTCAATGAACCTTCAGTTACACATTTACCACCCTTCATCAGAGAGTTTATAACCTTCACTTGCTGATGAACTACATAGAAAATCCTCAAATATAAAATGATGATCGTGATAAAGGGAAAAATAAAAGACATTATCAGATTAGTGACTATCCAACTAAAAAACATCATGACTGAACCTTGCCCATAACACACATCTGTTCTGTGTGAAGTGTCAAAATATCCATTATTAATAACAAACGTAATGTTATATGCTGAGAAGCAAACCCAGCTCAGACAGACACTCATGAGTGTTTTAGTGATGGTTATTTTCTGTGGGTACAGTAAAGGGTGACACACAGCCACATAACGATCAACAGCAATTAAAACCAAATTACTAAGAGATGCAGAGAGAAGCACTGCAATGCATAATAAATAGAGTGAACAGAAAGTGTCTCCAAAGtaccaacatgtctcaatcatTCTGATGGCCTCTATAGGCATGGCGAGTCCAATAAACAGATCATTTACAGCCAGAGAGAGAATAATCATGTTGGTTGGAGTGTGAAGCTTCTTGAAAtgagagatggagatgatcaccAGCAAGTTCAGAAACACAGTCCATGCTGACAGCAATGATGCAAACAAATATGTGGTGATATATCCATGacttgagtgtttcccagtgacacATGATGAGTTGATGTCAGGAAAGCAGTATTGAGTCTCCTGATCCTCTGTCTCATAGGCCATGAGTGAGTCTCCTCCTGTTTGTAGTTTGTTCTGCTCTCCTTTCATTTATACTGTGTCATCTATTATGTACCACCCATtctgatgtaataataataataaaaaaataaaaaaacctgagcAGACCTTCAATCCTCTCaatcttgatttattttatttgacctgTTTTAAACCTAAATGGGGCATCTCTCTGTTTGTGTGCATACTCACATCAGGGTGTTTAATTATTTCTTAGGTTATATATTTTCCAGGTACATACTAAAAACATTCTGAATCACAATATTACCATCAGTTTAGCTTTTGCAATAGACAAGTCTGCTGTCTGTCATATTTTAGCAACCTGTCATAGTAACTAACGAACAATTCCTTAAAGTTCTGCAATATACATTAGAACACAATATTAAAGCTGTAGCCTACGTCACATCATAAAGGTGAACTAGCATCTGCTGATCATATTATATCTACAGATATCAGCAATGGCTGATTGACACATTTAGTTGATCTTGTTAAATAGGTTAAAAGCTGTAACCCAGATGTCATGTTTAGAGCGCTTTGACAAACATGTTTCCACTCTTAACTGCAAAATTGGAATGAATTTAAACTACTACATATGAGAGCTTTTGCTTTAAGTGCGGAAGTATTATGGCTGCCGTAGTCTAAAGCTAAATGCATTATGGGTGATGTAGTGAACAAATGTACTCACCAGAGTGTTTACCATACTGCTGCTAAAAACAAGGAAGaaatgtgtgcgtgcgtgctttTTCTCTGAAATTATTATATTCACGTCACCCTGGTGTGTTTGAATTGTACCTCAGATGAAATGGCAGTGTTGGAACAGTAGGCCTCTCTCCAGGCAGTCACATGGGTTGGTCTGCCTTTGTTTACTCAATGAAAGCATCAGtgactgcgtttacatggacatcagtaatcaaattattgctttaattaagacaataataagattaaggtgtttagatgagttgctttttgaatgtttctttcatgattcccttttacatgttgtagcacataattagattaacgtcattgcgtcaccgcgctatccgcatttcctccggagtttcatgtaatttcgggtgtttcattattaatttgtcgactttaactgtggtggcactttcactttaattCGGGCATTGgggcatgccccccgtgacaaacgagatattggatgcaactatgaactgctggaagaattgttttaatggaagttcatacccgcatgctgaatggaagaaaaaaaaaaactctgcatttgacgatgcaggtgtctgtggtctgcattgactcggtaggtgcaaagagtgtcgtGTGCgtggactttaaaaaaaaaaaaaaaaaaaattccaaatccTCCAGAAACGCTCTTTTATTACCCCATAAAATTCCcctagaattataaggttcatATT
Protein-coding regions in this window:
- the LOC130235761 gene encoding trace amine-associated receptor 13c-like; protein product: MKGQRGEQNKLLTGGDSLMAYETEDQETQYCFPHINSSCVKGKRYRHGYITYVFVSLLSAWTVFLNLLVIISISHFKKLHTPTNMIILSLAVNDLFVGLVMPIEAIRLIETCWYFVDIFCAIYILFISFLVSASLSNLVLLSVDRYVAVCHPLLYPQKITITKTLMSICLNWACFSAYITAFVVNNGYFDTSHRTDVCYGKCSVMMSFTWTIIDLFVSFIFPCVLVITLYLRIFYVVHQQVKVINSLMKGGKCVTEGSVKRKSESKAALTLGIIVTAYMLCWIPYCICSLTVISSTTINVLLLLVYANSGMNPLVYALFYPWFKKTAKLILTLKIFTQHPL
- the LOC130236568 gene encoding trace amine-associated receptor 13c-like, giving the protein MAYETEDQETQYCFPDINSSCVTGKHSSHGYITTYLFASLLSAWTVFLNLLVIISISHFKKLHTPTNMIILSLAVNDLFIGLAMPIEAIRMIETCWYFGDTFCSLYLLCIAVLLSASLSNLVLIAVDRYVAVCHPLLYPQKITITKTLMSVCLSWVCFSAYNITFVINNGYFDTSHRTDVCYGQGSVMMFFSWIVTNLIMSFIFPFITIIILYLRIFYVVHQQVKVINSLMKGGKCVTEGSLKRKSESKAALTLGIIVSVYLLCWIPYYICTIAVNSSTTINVLTWVVYANSGMNPLVYALFYPWFKKTAKYILTLKILQSASSLINIFTEN